The nucleotide window CAGATGACGCCCGCGCGATCGCGGTCGAGGTGCGTGACGGCATTCACGCGCTGCTCGTCGACGGCCGATCCGATCCGGACCCGAAGCGCCGGGCTGCCACGCTGCTCAATTTCGCGCTGCTCCCGCCCCAGGCCAAATACACAGACACTCCGAACCGCCCTAGGGTGGTCACGCCGGCCGAGTTCACCGATACCGCCGCCGGCGATCTGGACGGAGTGGACTGCGTGTTCTTCTGTGACGTACCGGGACCCACTCCTGACATGGCGGCGAAACTGGACGCGGTGCTCCGGCGGGGCGGAAGCGTCGTGTTCGGGTGCGGCCCCAACGTCGCACGCGATCGCGCCCAGTACAACGCCGTTTTTCACCGCGGTGGTGAGGGCGTGCTGCCCGGTGCGCTCGTTGAGACCGTAGCCGCGAGTGGCCCGGATGACCCCGGGTTCCGGCTTGCCGCCGAGGACGAGGCCTACCGCCGGCCGCCCCTACTCATGTTCGGCGCCCCCGAACTGCGGACCGAGCTGATTAACGAGCCGTTCCGGTCCTATGTCCGGATCGAGGCGCCCGCCGAGGGCGACCCGAACCGTCTCCTCGCCTTCTCTCGTACCGGTTCCGCGCCTGTGGCGCCGGGCGCGTCCGCCGCGAAGCCGGACCCCGCGCTGGTCGAGTGGAAGAAGCACCGCGGTCGGGTGTACGCGTTCGCCAGCACGTTCAACCGCGACTGGACCGACTGGCCCGCCATGCAGACGTACCTCGTGTTCTGGCACGAGTTTCTGAAGTACTGCGTCGCGAACCCGGACCGCCACACGTTGCGCGTCGGGGACGGGATCGAGGAGTTCTTCCCGGCCAGCGCCGCCGGGCTCGCCACGAAGCTCACCGGCCCGGACGGGCTCGCCGCCAGCGTGCCCCTTGTCATGCAGGGCGAAGCCGGCGTGGCCCGGTTCGCTGGCACCACGGTGAGCGGGTTGTACCGGCTCGAACTGAGCGGGGCACCGGACCGCGTGTTCGCGGTCAACGTGCCCGAACTCGTGCCGGGCGTGCCCACTGAATCCGACCTCGCGCGCCTCGACCCGCGCGAGTTCCGTGCGCTCCCTGGGCTCCAGTTCGTGACCGACGCGGCTGACGTGAAGCCGAGCGAGGAGAGCGGGGCCACGATCACCACCGCGCCGAAGCCCCGTGGGCCGCAGGTGGCTCGCGCGGCCGTGCTGCTCGCGGTGCTCTTGATGGTGGCGGAACTAGTCGCCGCTTGGCGGCTCGGGCCGTCGCGCGCGGGCGCGGCCGGGCCGCCGCCCGCGCGCGCAATTCCCGCAAAGGTGTTCGCCCTCGCTGGCGCGCTGCTTCCGCTCGGGGTTGGGGCGTTTTTGCTGTTCGCGGTGCTCCACGCCGATCGTACCGGGAGCCCGCTCGCATTCCTCCCGCACAACATCCGATCCGCCATTGAAGGCGCCGCAGGCGTGCCCGCGGCCGGCCCCGGCGAGGGGACGAAGTGGCGGTTCGAGGGCACCGCGGCCTTCTTCAAAAACCCCCTCGCCGACCGCCGCGCGGTCGCGGGGCTCGCGGGACTGTGCCTCGCGCTCACCGGAGTGGTCTACTGGTGCGAGCGGCGGGCGGCGGGTGGGGGCGGTCGCGTGCTGGTCCTGGCGCTCCTTCGCGCGGTCACACTCGCGCTCGCGTTCTACGTCCTACTCGCCCAACTGACGCTCCGGTTCGACCGCGAGGGCTGGCCCGAGGTCGTGATCCTGCTCGACACGTCCGCGAGCATGGCGAAGGTGGACGAGTTGCGCGACCCCGCGGTGCGTGCAAAGGCCGAGGAGCTGGTCGAGGCCGCTAACCTGTCCGACGCGCACCGGCTGAAACTGGCCCAGATGCTACTCACCCGCAAGGACGCCGACTGGCTCGACCGGTTGCTCCGCGAGAAGCAGGTGCGCGTCCACGTTTTTGCCGTGGACACGCAGGTGCGGCAGATCGTTACGGCGGACGAGGAAGGGCGACTCGATGACGTGCGGGAGGCCCTCGTAGGACTGCCACCCGCCGGCGACGGGTCGAACCTCGGCGACGGGGTCGAAGACGTGCTCAAACGGTTCCGCGGCAGTGCCCTCGCGGCGGTCATCATGTTCACCGACGGGGTGACCACCGCCGGCAACGACTTGTCCAAGGCGGCTCGCACGGCGGCGGTCGAGGGGGTGCCGTTGTACCTCGTCGGTACCGGCGACCCGTGGCAGGCGCCGGACCTCGCGCTCACCGACCTCCAGGTGGAGGACGTGGTCGGGCGGGGCGACCAACTCGTTTTCAAAGCGCGGCTGACCGCACGGGGCGAGGTGCCGCCGAGCCCCGTTACCGTGGTGCTTTCCGAAAAGCTCCCGAACGGCAAAGCTGTGGAGCGCGGCCGCTCCACCGTCACACCCGATCTGAACGGTAACCCGGTGGACGTGACCCTCACGCACGTGCCCGAGGAGGTGGGCGAGAAGACGTTCATCCTCAGCGTGCCCGCGGTGCCGAGCGAGACCAACAGGCGCAACAACGAGGCCCAACGCACGGTGCTCGTCACCGAGTCGCGGCGGGTCCGCGTGCTGTACGTCGAGGGGTACCCGCGGTACGACTTCCGGTTCGTAAAAGTGCTGCTCGAGCGCGAGTCGGACAGGTCGATCGGCGGGAAATCGATTGAGGCGCAGGTGGTACTGCTGGACGCCTCGAAGGGGTGGGCCGAGACCGACCGGTCGGCGTTCCGTGGCGACTTCCCGACCCGCACCGAACTGTTTAACTTCGACGTGGTGATCCTCGGGGATGTGGACCCGAAGCAGGTGCCGCGGCCCGCGGTGGCGCTGCGCGACCTGGCCGATTTTGTGAAAGAGAAGGGCGGCGGGTTACTGTTCCTGTGCGGCGAGCACGGCACCCCCGCGGCCTTCGCCGACACCCCGCTGGCCGAGGTGCTCCCCGTCACCCCTGGCGACCCGCCCGCCGCGACCCGTCCCCCGGAGGAGCAACCACTGGTCGAGGGGTACCGGCCGAAGTGGACCCCGAGCGGCCGCCAGCACCCGCTGTTCTTGCTCTCGCCCGACGAGGGCGCGTCGGCGCGGCAGTGGAGCCAGTTCCAGGAACTACTGTGGTACGCCAAGGGGTACCGCACAAAGCCCGCCGCCCGGGTGCTTGCGACCCACCCGACCCTGCGCGCCGAGGGCGGCCCGGCGGCCGAGAACCACCCGCTCGTCGTTCAACAGTTCGTGGGCAACGGCCCGGTACTGTTCTTCGGGTTCGATGACACCTGGCGGTGGCGGTTCCGCAACGACGAGGAGCACTTCGACCGGTTCTGGATGCAGGCGGTGCGGGTGCTGGCGCGGTCGCGGGTGCGGCGCCCCGAGGTGCGGGTGCAGCCGAAGTCCGAGTTCCGCCGCGACGAAAAGGTGACGGTGGAGGTGCGGTTTCCGGTCGAGGCGCCGGCACCGGTGGGCAACAACCCGGTGCGAATCCTCATGACCCGGGCGCCGCTGACCAACGAGGACGGCGCCCCGCGCCCGGGGCGAACCGAGACTGCCACCCTAACCCTGACGCGGGCGCCGGGGCCGAACGTGGTGTTCGCGGCGACCCTGGCGCGGGCGCCGGAGGGCGAGTACCGGTTCGAACTGGTGGACCCGGAGGTGCCGGGCTCCCGCCCGTTCGCGCTCGCGCGGGTGCTGCCCCCGGTCGACGAGCGGGCGCGGACCGAACTGAACCGGGCCGACCTTCAGGCTGCGGCGAGCGTTTCCGGGGGCGGTTTCTACACGCTCGCGAACGCGACCGATGTCTTCAACGATATGAAGGCCGCGCAGCGGGTGACGCTGAACGAGCCGTGCCCTCCGGTGCCGCTGTGGAACCACCCGCTGCTGTACGCGCTGGTTCTGTCGCTGCTGCTGGCCGAGTGGCTTTTGCGGAAGCGCGAGCGGCTGTTATGATTGGGGGACGCGCCGCGGTGAAAACCGCCGTCGGGCGCTGCAGGTGGAGCGAGCGCGGCCGGTACGCACGTTTTGCTCTTCCGGCGGCTTCCTTTCAGAGAAGTTGAATCGGAATTGAGAACGTCGTTCGCGGATCGGGTTCATTGCAACACGGTCGCTTTCGTTACCGCGCCCCGCACCGTCAAGAAGAGGTCCGCATGGCACTGCTGCTGCGCCCGCCGACGGATCGCGAATCGCTCACCGACCGGCTCGCCGAACTCGGCCGCACGCGGAAGCGGGTTGCGGTTGCGTCCGGGGGCTTCGCGCTCGCTGCGGTCGCCGTTGGCGGTGCCGCGAGTGCGGGGGCGCTCGACGCGACGGTTCAACTTTCTCCCCCGGCCCGGGCGTTCGCCCTGGTGGCGGTCCTTGTGGCGGTCGGGGTCGTGTGGCTCCGCGGGTTGGGGCGCGCCCGGCGACTCCGTACCGACGCGCTCGCCGTCTCACTCGAACTCGAAGACCGGTTCCCCGCGCTCAACGACTCGCTTGCGTCGGCGGTGTCGTTTCTCGGTAACGCCGACGAGGACGAGCGCCCGCCTGCGCGGCCCGGTGTGTCGAACCGGCTCACCTCGGTCGCGGTCCGGGCCGCCGAGCGGCGTGTGGGCCGGTTGCCGCTCGAGCACCTGGTGCCCTACGGGCCGTGCTGGCGGAACGGGTGGCTTTGTGCCGCCGCGCTGGCCGTGGCGCTGCCGTTGACGTTACTCAACCTCGACGCGGCCGGTGTTGCGGCCGCCCGGCTCGCGGACCCGTTCGGCGCGCACCCCTGGCCCACCAAGACGCGGGTCGAGTTCCTTTCGCCCCGCGAGTTCCCCGCCCGGATCGCGAAGGGCGAGGCGTTCGAGCTCCGGTTCGCGGTGCGCGGGGCGCTCAACGGACCCGCGACGGTGTGCGTGCGGGTCCGGGACGGTGGCGAGTTCGAGGAGCAGTTCCCGCTCACCATGAACAACGACACCCAGGTGCCCGGGGCCGCGGTCGTGACCGCCCGGTTCGATCCCGCCCGCGTGTCGAACACGTTCGAGCTGCGCGTGACCGCCAACGATGGTGCCACGGAGTGGCACACGGTGGACGTGGTCCCGCCGCCCCGGCTCGTCCCGCTGGACGGGCGGCCGTCGCCGCACCTCGTACTCACGCGACCGGCTTACACGGGGCTCGCCCCGCTCGACATTGACGGCGTCGAGCGGTTCGAAGTGCCCGTTGGCACGCTCGTCGGGTTTCGCGCGGCGACCGACGTGAGGCTTTCTGCCGCGACGCTCACCTTCGCCGGTGATCCCGGGGCCGTCGCACCGGCCGCGCCGTTCGCTCACCTGGGGCACTTCGATCCCCTGGCCGCGATTGCCGCACAGGCGCTGGCCGACGAGATGATCGCCGACATCCCGCTCGCGGTCTCCGGGGACGGTACCCACATCTCCGCGACCTTCATTCCCCGGTTGTCGGGCCTGTACGCGCTGCGGCTGGCCGACGACACCGGCTTGACCGGCACGCGAACCCTTAAAATCGACCTCACGCCCGATCCGGTGCCAAAGGTGACGCTGAGCCGGCCGGCAGCGGGGCGCGACCCCCAGTACTTGACGCCGGCCGCGACCGTGCGCGTCGCTGCCGCCGCCGAAGACCCACTCTACGGGGCGCGCCGGCTGTTCCTGGAGTACCGAGTCGGCCGTGACGGTTCGGTACGCACGATCCCGCTCGGGGGCGCGGGGCGCGTACCCGCCGCGGCGCTCGCGGGCGTCGCGGGCGGGCCTGCGGGCGCCGCCGTTCCGCCGGCCGGGGCGATCGAAGCGACCACCCGCGTTCCGGTTTCGGCGTTCACGCGAGCCGACGGGGCGCCCGTGCGCGAAGGGGATTTGCTGGTGCTTCGCGCCGCGGCCGACGATTTCGACGACGTGGCCCCGCTGAAGGGGCTCGGCCGCAGCGCCGCGGAAGTGGAGATCCGAATCGCCTCACCGGAGGCCGTCGACGCGTGGCTCCAGAAGGAGCTTGCCGCGTTTCGTCCGGACCTGGTCCGCATCCGTGAGCAGCAGCGCGACGCCCGGCAGAAGGTGGCCGAGGTGACGCCGCTCCCGGGCGGGGTGCTGTCGCCGCTTGACCGCGACCGGTTGGTCGGGGCCGACCAGGGCCAGCGCCAGATCGTCGGGCGCGTCACCGACCCAACCCAGGGACTGCGCGCGCGGGCGGACCTCTTACGCGAAACGGTGCGGGCGAACGAACTGCCCCGGTCGAACACCACCGATCGCGTGACGCTGGTCGCCGAAGAACTCGGTCGCACCGCCGATCGAGACCTCGGCACGGTCCAGCAGAACCTGGCCGACGCGATCCGGCTGCT belongs to Gemmata obscuriglobus and includes:
- a CDS encoding VWA domain-containing protein, producing the protein MYTLFVALVPWVAAGIAAVAGPLLIHLLYRKRYQVVPWAAIRFLVVAERRHKRRIDQWLLLVLRVFALLLVLFAMLATSRNAEELWQRITPGATETVANVPRTHHVIVLDASLSMTARTDSDQTRFQRALTQAESLVHAGRDGDGYTVLVLGAAQPLVPGPANDRDKVIAELRKVKPTHGAGDYAAVLANLADILAHSPRAYPRRQLTVFTDLQKASWANAVPRAENGTAEAWQRVATRADVVVVDCAGRDAENLAVAEVALGDPRPLVDQPVSVTVSVANLGRTERKGVRVELLVGRPTGGEPVPVAQKELEPVTPGGRQSVRFDLDVPHRFRERGVHVLLARVAGRDDLPADDARAIAVEVRDGIHALLVDGRSDPDPKRRAATLLNFALLPPQAKYTDTPNRPRVVTPAEFTDTAAGDLDGVDCVFFCDVPGPTPDMAAKLDAVLRRGGSVVFGCGPNVARDRAQYNAVFHRGGEGVLPGALVETVAASGPDDPGFRLAAEDEAYRRPPLLMFGAPELRTELINEPFRSYVRIEAPAEGDPNRLLAFSRTGSAPVAPGASAAKPDPALVEWKKHRGRVYAFASTFNRDWTDWPAMQTYLVFWHEFLKYCVANPDRHTLRVGDGIEEFFPASAAGLATKLTGPDGLAASVPLVMQGEAGVARFAGTTVSGLYRLELSGAPDRVFAVNVPELVPGVPTESDLARLDPREFRALPGLQFVTDAADVKPSEESGATITTAPKPRGPQVARAAVLLAVLLMVAELVAAWRLGPSRAGAAGPPPARAIPAKVFALAGALLPLGVGAFLLFAVLHADRTGSPLAFLPHNIRSAIEGAAGVPAAGPGEGTKWRFEGTAAFFKNPLADRRAVAGLAGLCLALTGVVYWCERRAAGGGGRVLVLALLRAVTLALAFYVLLAQLTLRFDREGWPEVVILLDTSASMAKVDELRDPAVRAKAEELVEAANLSDAHRLKLAQMLLTRKDADWLDRLLREKQVRVHVFAVDTQVRQIVTADEEGRLDDVREALVGLPPAGDGSNLGDGVEDVLKRFRGSALAAVIMFTDGVTTAGNDLSKAARTAAVEGVPLYLVGTGDPWQAPDLALTDLQVEDVVGRGDQLVFKARLTARGEVPPSPVTVVLSEKLPNGKAVERGRSTVTPDLNGNPVDVTLTHVPEEVGEKTFILSVPAVPSETNRRNNEAQRTVLVTESRRVRVLYVEGYPRYDFRFVKVLLERESDRSIGGKSIEAQVVLLDASKGWAETDRSAFRGDFPTRTELFNFDVVILGDVDPKQVPRPAVALRDLADFVKEKGGGLLFLCGEHGTPAAFADTPLAEVLPVTPGDPPAATRPPEEQPLVEGYRPKWTPSGRQHPLFLLSPDEGASARQWSQFQELLWYAKGYRTKPAARVLATHPTLRAEGGPAAENHPLVVQQFVGNGPVLFFGFDDTWRWRFRNDEEHFDRFWMQAVRVLARSRVRRPEVRVQPKSEFRRDEKVTVEVRFPVEAPAPVGNNPVRILMTRAPLTNEDGAPRPGRTETATLTLTRAPGPNVVFAATLARAPEGEYRFELVDPEVPGSRPFALARVLPPVDERARTELNRADLQAAASVSGGGFYTLANATDVFNDMKAAQRVTLNEPCPPVPLWNHPLLYALVLSLLLAEWLLRKRERLL